The following is a genomic window from Neurospora crassa OR74A linkage group III, whole genome shotgun sequence.
AGCAAGTTCATGTACAAGTGCGAGAACAACGTCCTGAGCTTGCTGCCCGCTCACACTGGGACACCCTTCACCCTCAGCGTGTCGAACCCGACTTTGCCTATCGACGGCAAGCCTGTGACTGCCAGCGGTCAGCACTTGAGCCTTGCAGGCAACACTAGCACCTACTGCCCCGTCGAGGTGGTTGGTGCCGCGTGTCCTCCTGGCAACATCACGGCTTTTTTCGCCGGCAACGGTGGCCTCTCCATGGACACCATGGTTCCCGGCGGACAGCTAGCCTATCTTGGACCGGACTGGAACATGCACTACACCCAAGCTCACTCGGCCTACATTCCTGCGGGCAGCCTAACCCAGGGCTTCGGTGCGTACGAGGGTGGTGGCTTCGTCAATCTGAACGGTAATGGCTGGGGCTGGGTTGCTTGCCCTCCTCAGGCCTCTGGCGGTGGCGGCACTGCGTGGAACCTGGTGGGAAGAAACGAAACGAACGCGGCTAGCTTGACCGCCTGCACTCCTGTCAATCTCAAGATCAACCCTCTCCCGTCCGGAACTGTTGGTGCTTGGCAGTATACCTGAGTGTAGATTCCCGAATGCCGTCCTATAGGGGAAGAACGCTGATTGAGCAACGGAGGGGCCGTGTAGATAGTTGTAATAATACGTCATTCTGTACCACGAGATCTACGATTGTGTTCGTGTAATGTTACTCGTGGAGTTAGTGATTACGGACACGACGCGTGGTGGTCGGCATATAGTAGCATACATACGTACACCGAGCTCGCTACTGTCTCGGAACTGTCGATGAGAGGACGGAACATTAGTGACGGTTCGAATGTTTTGATAGTCTCGCAACGAATGGCTCTTGGACTTACAGTATAGACGCGAAGGAGTTGAGACAACTaatttcttcctctcctctcacCGCCACATATCTCCTATACTGTCTTGTATCAGATTGAGACACTGGAAATCAAGCCAAAGTAGGGGCCAAGCCTCGGTGGGGCAGGATCCTGCCATTGGTGAAGGGTAGATGTCGCAACTCTCGAGGCCGGGCCGCCATGTCAAAAATTAAGGCAGAGGGACggcaaggaagaaaagagtcAAGAAGTGAAACCAACCTAACAATTGTGAAAAGACTGCGCCCGACGGCGGGGAAGATGCTAAATGCCCGTCCAGTTACCTATAGTGTACATACGTATGTACCCAGGGCAAGGGCCCACCCGAAACCTGGAGAAGGCGCTAACAGCCCTACAGCCCGCGGGACTCACGAGCCCCCGCTAATCTACCTACAGTATGTATAAATAGGTACGTAGTGTTATAGTACACGTGTAAAGCAATGCGCCTTGTAAATGCTAGTCACTTATAGTGTaaatgtagaggtagcgaaCCATTTATTGCCAGAGATTTGTGTGCCTCCATCTggatttttttctttttttggtaCAAGAAGAACACTCATAAATAGCCCAGGTGCAAGGACCCAGTAAATGCACGCGTGGGAAATGACGGGACCTGCTAGAGCGGGCTGCATTTACTAGATAGGCACATTGCTGTGGGTATGGACAGGTACCTAGGCAGCGTCACCAACCGACTCCCTCCAGGGGCATTTCAAGCCAACGCACCATGTGAAACCCCGCCGACGTGAATCGCCGAAGCATGTCAATACTAGGCTGCCATTTCCAGgccatcatcctcttccaccaAGTACATCACAACTAGGCCATACATTTGCTTGCAGGTTGCTGTTCTTCCAACTGCTGTAGAAGTCACACGCTCTTGTTCTCGTCACTCTCTATACACGCGTACTAATTCCATTCCCAAGAAGCCATGATGTCCATACCTAGACATCTCGAGCATGTTCATCATATAACTTGCAACTCTCCATTCGTAGAATCTCAATACAATGGTCGCAATGTCTGACATCCCGGCCGACACCTCTGCTTCACTTCTCACTACGCTCGCAGATGAGATCTCGTCCAGTGCGACTCTCCTATCTTCGCATATCGAATCCAGGCGACTACCATGGCCATCTTTTTCCGCCGATGGCCCCCGGCAGCCAATCTGCGAGGACAATGAAGAAGTCTCACGGGCACGCACTGCTCTCATTGAAGCCACTAGAACCCTCCACGCCCTCGCCGTCGGGCCAGTTGAAACTACAAAGCACTTCTGTCTCAACGAGATCTATCTCCTCGGCGCAATGCAAGTCCTGTGTCATTTCGAGATTCCACAGAACGTCCCGCTTCAAGGAACCATCACTTTCCATCACCTTGCCTCCAAGACCGGCTTAAGCGAAGCTCTTCTTCCACGCTTTCTGCGTATGGCCATAGCAAACTTCTACTTCGCTCGCCGAACCTGAACCAGGTCTGGTCGCCCATTCAGCCTGGTCCAAGCCACTCGCTACTGACTAGAAGATGCGCGCCTGCATCTGGCTCCGCCATGCCGAGATGCTCCCTGCCGTATCCAAGCTCGTCGACATGGTCAAGCGGTACCCCGACTCCCCTGAGCCACAGAACACAGCTTTCTCGCTGGAATTCGGAGACACTTTCTTCGGGTACAAAGAGAGATACCCCGAAAACATGGTCAAATTTGGACAATTTGTTGATGCCTTTTCCGGTGGTAGCTCCGCCGACTCGGCCGAAAGCATTGCGCGAGCCTACCCCTGGGAGACACTACCGAACAGAGCGCTCGTCGTTGATGTTGGCGGTGGCATCGGACATATCTCTGCTGCTCTTGCGCAGGCACATCCTCATCTGCGGTTTCAGGTGCAGGACTTTGAACATTTGAGAGGCGCGGCCGAGGAATTGATGGAGAGTAAGGGAGTAAAGGATAGAGTTGAGTTTGTGTCGCATAATTTCTTTGACCCCCAACCAGAGCCAGCCAGACGAGCCGCCGTTTACTTCATGAGGAACATTGTTCACAATTGGCCTGACTTGTACTGCCAGCGAATCTTGAAACCGATTGCCGAATCTATGGGGCCGGAAAGTAGGATCGTCAACTGCGATATTGTTTTGCCCGAGCCAAATTCGGTGCCAAAGGCGCAGGACGCAGTGACCAGGGCACTTGATTTGACTATGCTATCGATGTTCAACGCTAAAGAAAGATCTTTCGACCGGTGGAAGGAGCTGTTTGCGAGCGCCGATGGCAGGCTCGAGATCACCGACATGGTAGGGAAGCCACGAATGAGGATGGATAGCCTGGTTGAGGCTAGGTTGTTATGTTGAAGAGAATGTACATCATTCACATTCCAATATCACACCTCAATTACCAGAAGATTGAAGGGGGAGGTCTAAACTTGCTCTTTTTCAGGGAGAAACACTTTCACATTGAGCTGAATATGGACTTTCCAAGTACTCACCGGCGACTCTAACCTACTTACTCAGTCAATCC
Proteins encoded in this region:
- the ncw-3 gene encoding non-anchored cell wall protein 3, coding for MVVEPKSSPESHSSILAMMKLTLLSAALLAFGDSAVNALSSCGQSQYDPAQYVCWSDQFLCPITAGEPLSFCNGACYSKFMYKCENNVLSLLPAHTGTPFTLSVSNPTLPIDGKPVTASGQHLSLAGNTSTYCPVEVVGAACPPGNITAFFAGNGGLSMDTMVPGGQLAYLGPDWNMHYTQAHSAYIPAGSLTQGFGAYEGGGFVNLNGNGWGWVACPPQASGGGGTAWNLVGRNETNAASLTACTPVNLKINPLPSGTVGAWQYT